From one Bos javanicus breed banteng chromosome 15, ARS-OSU_banteng_1.0, whole genome shotgun sequence genomic stretch:
- the LOC133261160 gene encoding olfactory receptor 4C16-like, translating to MKLNNNVTEFILLGLSQDPVRKKIVFVTFLFLYLGMLLGNFLIISTIKTSRTLGSPMYFFLFHLSLSDTFLSTSIAPRVIVDALRGKSTISFNECMIQVFASHFFGCLEIFILILMAVDRYVAICKPLRYITLMSHRVCGVFVTVAWVGSCVHSSAQILLALSLPFCGPNVIDHYFCDLQPLLKLACTDTYATNLLLVSNSGAICTVSFVMLIFSYAIILHSLRNHSAEGRKKALSTCISHIIMVILFFGPCIFIYTHPATTFPMDKMIAVFYTLEHL from the coding sequence ATGAAGCTGAACAATAATGTGACTGAGTTCATTCTACTTGGGTTATCACAGGATCCTGTTAGGAAGAAAATAGTGTTTGTCactttcttgtttttatatctgGGGATGTTACTGGGTAACTTCCTGATTATTTCCACCATCAAGACCAGCAGGACACTTGGGAGTCCaatgtacttcttccttttccactTATCTTTATCTGATACCTTTCTCTCAACTTCCATAGCCCCTAGAGTGATTGTCGATGCCCTTAGGGGAAAGAGCACAATCTCCTTCAATGAGTGCATGATCCAAGTCTTTGCATCACATTTTTTTGGTTGCCTAGAGATCTTCATCCTTATTCTCATGGCTgttgaccgctatgtggccatctgtaagcccCTTCGATACATAACCCTCATGAGCCATCGAGTCTGTGGTGTCTTTGTGACTGTGGCCTGGGTAGGGTCTTGCGTTCATTCTTCAGCTCAGATTCTTCTAGCCTTGAGTCTGCCTTTCTGCGGTCCCAATGTGATAGATCACTATTTTTGTGACTTGCAGCCTTTGTTGAAACTTGCCTGTACAGACACTTATGCGACCAACCTACTCTTGGTGTCCAACAGTGGGGCTATCTGTACAGTGAGTTTTGTCATGCTGATATTCTCCTATGCTATCATCTTGCATTCTCTGAGAAACCACAGTgctgaagggaggaagaaagcccTATccacctgcatctcccacatcaTCATGGTCATCTTGTTCTTTGGTCCTTGCATATTTATCTACACACATCCTGCAACTACCTTCCCCATGGATAAGATGATAGCTGTGTTTTATACCTTGGAACACCTTTGA